TGCACCAGCAAAGGGCAATGGTGACTGCCTGAAGGGGACCTTTCCTGTTGTTGATTGGTAGAATGTCTCAGAAGCAACCTAGCTAGTGACCTCAGCCCTTTTCACCTTGCTTTGTCTCCAATTCACTCCACAATCATTTTCATGCTCTCTTTTTCAATTTCTGTAGCAGTGAGTAATTATATACACAGCCAAAAAAATATAGTATATCCTTGACGAGCACCCAAAGATCTAAAACAAATTTCCAAAGTGAAATCCATCGACTGAGGTTTTTAGAGCAAAACCCCTGAGATTTCTTTTGATAAATTAACCCTCAGATTCAACATATTATAGAGCAAAACCCAGGCTACAAGTTTCATAGCATCATTTCTTCTAGAAGAAAAACTGGACCAGCGGCACTAATTGGCAGGTGAGACAAATCGGTATTTTTAGGCAAGAAAAATAAGAATATGACAACATCAACTCAGCGACCATACATTAGAGATAAATCACACAGTATTGATTTTGTTTAGTTGAGCGCTCATGATACAACATTCGAAACATATTTTGTATCAAACACATGTCCATCGCATCCTAACCCCTATACCTTCGGTACAATGTCACATGGGAAACTCCACTTTGCAGAAGGCGATGCTATCTAGAACCCATGTATGAGCAAGAGCCCTGCAGCCAACTGTTGCTGCCAGTTCTTCAGCCTCGGCCCTTCTCTTCTCCATTACCAGCTCGATGTTGGCCTGATCATCTCCAGGAGGAACCTCCATGTTGTAAAGAATCAAGGATGTGCTGGAGAGATCAGCCTTGTCCAAGATAGATCCTCCTGCCATGGCAATCAAGTTTTCAAGGTCCGCCATAAACATCGGCAGGACATCACCAATAAAGTAGAAGGCCAGCCCTGAAAACAGTCTTGGTGCCTAGAGAACAAAAGGGAAATATATGCACTCAATAGTCTATTAATATTTGTTTTGCTAATTTTCTTGAAGAATTCATATACAAACCTTTTGGATTGCTCGTAGTCTTCCTGTGCGAGGGCCGTCAACAGAGCCATGAACATCAGAACTGATCTCATATGGCTCCTCAGGGACTGGTTCTCTAGCCTCCAGGCAAGCTTTCAGCCCTAAATGTCAAAATATAAGTTGTGTAAGAACTCCTTTTCAAAAGAGGGAAGTTAACAGTATAGCAAACAAAAAGTGCAGCTGTGCAGGTGCAATTTCCACACAGCACGTAATGTTCTATCAAGCTTAAATAATTGTGTCAAACATGTGCAATGGCCAAAAGACATGGGACCAACTCAAGAGAAGAACTTGGCCCTGAGGACTGTACTTACAATTTACATTGAGAACCCATTTCCCAGCTAGTATGGCCAGGAGAACCTTCAGTGTCCTACCACATGCACCCTTTTCATCCGTATTAGCAACTACATGAGTCACATTTGGCGTCCAGTTATTAGTTACTGTGATGCCAGTTTGAGACTGGAACTGACCCAACACTTCCTGTGAAGTTTCCAAAGATAACAAGACAACATCATCATCAAAACAGTTATATCATGTAATAGTATGTAGAGGTATAATCAAATAACCAAGAACTACCTTGTCTCGGCCAGAGAGGGCAGATCCGCATATCACCCATTCATTTGATAAAAAAGGTGAGGCTGTCCAAATTTCATTTCTTTCCATTGGAAAAGGTGAGTTCAAATCGCCAAGAATAGCATCAGAAGATGATCTAGCAAATTGAGGAAAAGAAAACAGTTCATGAGAAGGTACAAACAGATATAGCAAAATACTGCTATAAATAACAAGCACTGAGAACATACTGTTGAAGCTGGGCCTtctttttcgattttggtttctcACAGGGCAGCTTCTTTGATGAATGGGAAGGACACAGCATAACAAACTTTTCCTAAAGCACATGACATTCATTTGATTATAAAACTTGACAAAACATTCTGTCAAAACCACAATAAGGAAGTGCATTTTAACTTGGTACGGATTGAGAATGCAGATTTAAAGACCTACTTCGTCCCATCGGCAGCCTGGGATCCCATGGGCACATGGGAAATGAAAGCTTTGGCGGCAGCTCCTAACAAGGCAGCCTAGTGCTGCACCTTTTAATCCACAAACACTGCACTTGATCTTCAAAGAACGCGCCAACTCATTCTCCAAATTCTTCACAATATCACCATCAAAGAATGCTTGAGGAGCCCTATATAAGTATGATAAATTAGTAAGACATATTTTTTTACTTGAGAAATATGGTACCAAAATAATCACAGCAGAGATATTATCATCAAAGCCAAAAGACAAGCAATGCTACAAAAAATGTAAAGTTTAGCATCTGCCAAATGCTACTCAGATGAATGTACGTTTTCAGCCAGAGAAGTAAGTTTATTTATAGGTTCAGGGATTAAAAATAAGCTCAAAATTTGCATGGAACATACCATTCAGTGCATTTCTCATGGACATGCAGAACATTAGATTTCCAAGCTTGATCATCCTTCACTGGTTCTCCATTCAGATAGTGCAACAACGGGCCAGCACACTGAGTTGAAAAGAACATTAGGTAACAATCAGCAGCATAGCAAGTGAAAAACTGGGGATGAATACAAATAACAATCAGTATTTGCCCATTGACTGACCTTGCTGATTTCAGGAGAGTGACAAAATTCACATTTCCAGGAGTCATTCATAGTTCGTTGTTCTGCATTGATGTTTGCAATTATGTCAGTTTATTTGCCTTCCATTCCAAAATATCCAGTGAAATGAGTTAAGAGAAAATACGTACTCTTCGGTTCCCTAGTATGGTCATCCATTACATCAGGTACTCTTTTCGACTCATTTTGAGGAGGGGATCTGCTTGCTACCTGACAAGTGACCAATTTAAGGAGTGAGATTTTTAGTTTTTTACTATAAAAAGAATATACAAGATGCAAGGAGAATAAATTGAATTGATTCTACACTAAAACTATTTCTTGTTAACAGGTTTAAGAAACTTTATACTTTAAAAAAAATCTAAAATGACCCCAAAATACTACTATGACCCATTCATGTTGGATGGGTGCCCTTATGTCCAGCCATCAATGCCTCCCAACTCTGGCTGCACGGTAGGAGACTACTGTGTCTGCTTTGGGCCATCCTTCAAAAGGGCTTTGCTCCCTGATCATTCTCGGCTGGGAACTTCAGAAGGAGTGGAACTGTGGTGTTTTCTAGCAAATTTATTTCCCTCCTCCTATTATGGTTGCAAGGATCAAGGACAGGGCCAGGGCTTCAAATCATTGCTGGTGCAAACAACCTTGCAAGTCTTCCTGCTAGGAGTATGTAATCGGTTGGCAGGGTTAGGCTCAGCGGTTGGTTTGGCCGATCCGCTTTCCATGTACGTATCCATCATCTTATTTTCATTAATATAATTGGCAAAGCTTTTACCATTTCAACAAATAAGTACAGTAAATTTTCTACATAGCAAATAAGTATGTAATGAAAAGATCTTCAATAAAGAGTGAGGTTGTTGATAAGTAAAATATAAAAGACGACAATAACTGCACAATACCAGTTCACTACAAATTTTGAGAAGTGGTGCTATTTTATGCATGATTTTCAAATAAAAATAGAACATGTAAAATTACAAAAAAATCAAGTAGGAATATGCATACAACAAAATGTTACAAATCAAGTTTAAATATAACCAAATATTAACTTTTTTCCTTACAAAAAATCTTACTAGCATGCATATGAGTGACAGTGTTATGGACCTTGGTCCACAAATATTTTGGGTAGGATAAAGGTTCAAAGACCAGGGATAGTGGCAACCTAGTTCTTTATTATATCAATTAACATGAACCACAGGTCAGATTTCAATAGAAGCTCTTGGCAAGACCCAAAATATATGTACCTAGTTTCATTAGAGACTACTTAATACAGCGACTCAATTTTATACAGCATGGAAGACTTAAAACTATCTTCAGGTATACTTTATCCTGCACCTTCCCAAGTAGCCATATCCATCCCTATTACATCGGCCAACTTGCTGCACAGCCCCTGTACGTAGGGGCCGAAAGGCCATAACTGAAAAGTGTATCCTAATTAAGCGCACATACATGCTACATGTATCATGTGACGTCCTAATGTTAAATGCATATATCACAGTATTGATTCTTAAGCAAAATTAAGGGTGGCATTTGGGACATTCTTTATTTTGTTTGACCAGGTATAGGATTGGAGCTCTTTAAAAACAAGTCTTTTTAAGAATGTTCCTATGCATAAGATGAAATATTACCAACTCTCCTTCCAGGTCATTACTGTCACAGTCCAGATCCCTAGTGCCATCGGAAGATTGAGACGACCTGCATGGTCCCTTGTGTACAAGAACCGTTGGCTGAACAGCCACACCATTAGATTGGTTCAATGCAGGATCCATTGCTTTCTGACCGCCCACGACTGCTTTTACAGGTTCTGTTGATTGGCCATACAGCAGCTTTGAAGCAACAGAGTTGTAAGAATTTTTGTTCCCCCGTACTGGAGTTTGTTGAGATGCAACTGGCAAAAAAAGAGTTTACCAAAGACAATTAGCATTTGGTCTTACAACTAGCAGAAAACTTGTGCTTGATATTCTGAGAGCATTGAAAAAACAGGAATTTGTTGGTGATGTACCAGGAATGTCCCCTTGAGCCCCCTGCTGTGTGACCATGCTGCTGAGCGTAGAGCTGAGGCTCTTGTGGATTTTCACTATTGCCTCAAGGTTATAAGCAGGCTTTAAATCTGCAGCAATTGGTTCCGATATCAGGTAAGGTAGTTGGTCAGGACTCATAACTCAAAAACATGGCAGTTTTCCATGATGTTGTACCTTGAGAGTTGTAGGGCAGTTTGCAGATGGCGCAGCTGTAGCCTTCCATGGTCTGTGCGGTGGCACAGGTGCTGAAAGAATTAGAGGAATTTGTCACGGCGTGATACCAGTTAGGGAGAATGTCGCATCGGTTCGGTTGTCTGGGTGGTTACCTGCAGGACGTGTGGGAACATGGTAGCATCGTAGGCGCGCTGAGCAACTTCAGGCTGCCAAACAGGAAAAAGAAATAAGGAGATCGTCAGTCATCACAGATTCAGGCGGCACGGCGGACACTGGCATACCACTAGTCCACTACACAGGCTCATTCAATTCCCCTTTTTTTTATATCTTTGAAAGGCAAACATCCCACGATTTGACCAGATCCATCTCTAGCCAAGCTCAGATTTTTTCATAGGAAAGTAGATCGCGGCACCGCATACATCCTACTCTTGGTACCAGCAGCATATGGGATCCTCGCGAGATGCAAAAAAAGATGACACATTTGGGGTTCTGAGCTACAGATCTAGGCAAACCCTAGGAATCTTACTGTTCATTTTTCTAGCCTTTTAGGTAGACCGCATCTAGATCCAGAGAGAATAGGCAGGGGTGGGAGAAGATCGGGGAGGAGAGGCGAGGCGATGTAGGGTACCAGACGGGGCAGGTGAGCTCGAGCTCCATCTTCTGGATGTTGAGCACCAGCGGGTTGAGGAACCTCCTCATGCTGCTCGCCATCTCCTCCGCGCACGACGACCACAGCCCCTTCTTCCCTAACACCGAGCACTCTGCGTCACTAGCCTAGCCTCCGCACCACTGTCTGAGCGAAAGGATTGTGCCTTGGCGGCGCTGGCTGCTCTGGATCGGCTGAAATACCCGGGGCGGCTGCAAGAAATGGGGGGGAAGAGGGTGGCGGGAAGGGGGGAAACGTTTTGTGGACGCGGTCGGAACTCGGAGCCATGGCTTCCGCGGGAAAATTTGGGCGGAGCGCGGCGGGGAGTTTTTGGGTGCGGATGAAAATGGCAGTGATTTGGAGCGGGAGGCGCCCTCCTCCGTCTGCTAGGGTCGGCGGCGGTCGGAAGACCTAGTAATCAGTGGTGCGGGCTTGGGCCATGCCGGCCCAGGAGAGCCGTTGCTTTGGGCCATGAGCTTTCTGGACCATACCCCATGCTCTTGGGACTCATGGGCTAGCTGGATGTTGTGATAGCCACCAACGGTCACTTTGTTGTATCATCCGCTCTTCCCAAGCGGCCCTGATGTCCGCCGCTGACTAAAATCCAGTCAATTGGCAGTGACGTTGGCCAAATTTTCGCTGCCGCCGGCTCCCCCCACCTGCTCTCCCTCGATTCCACATGTTTCCCAGCCTCCCGTGGACCATCCCATACATGGTGAGTGGGGCAGAGTGCTCTGCAAGGAGTCTGACTGGCACAACTCGTCCTCTTCCAGCATGTCGACATGCCGCGACGAGGAGGCTGACATCTAGGTCACCACCAGAGGGGTtcttgagtttggtgagcgcctgTGCGAGGTCAGACACGAAGCGCGAGTTCGCGATGACGTGAAGTAACCATGGCAATGCCAATACATGATGAATTCGGGTTTTAGAGAAAAAATGTAATGGTGGTTTCAACAACGTACAAGCATACACAGAGGGCAAGACAAGGTTTTACCCAAAGAAACCCTACGTGTTTCTTGTCTGCTTGTATTATGGATGATGATTACATGGAGTCTTCGAGGAGGTGAAAGTAGTGTCGATCTAGTGTAGTTAGGGTTTTGTGTATCTCTCTCTTCCCTTACCCTTGACTGTCGACCCCTCCTGGCTTTTATAGAAGTTAGGTCTCAGCTCACCGAGTTCAGGTAGGTTATAAGgactaaaactttcctttctgagcttagtCCTTATTATACACGTTGAGTCCACATGCCTTGAGATGCCTTGCGTGGCCCAACTCTTAACTTGACTATAGGATCCTCATGGGCACTGGTGGAGATTCACGTACGGGGGCGAACTTGGTCGGCCGCCCTCCAGGAAAAATGAAAATTTCAGCCTACCCCTTGATACATTACTTGTCCGTCCCTTCTTGATGGTGCTTATCGTAACGCCGATTTtacactgttggggaaccccaacaggaatgtatgatgagcacagtaccttccctcagtaagaaactaaggtttaatcaatcagtaggagaaaggcgtgacttctgaaggtgttgctagctgactaatgGCAGtgcgcactaccggtgtcagcagcaacgtggaacctgcgcaCAACACTACCAAactacttttccccaacttacagtggggttgtcaatctcactggtttgctgaacacaaaacattagacgtatcgagtggaaagagatgtttgcagaaagtaaacagaatatGATTACAGTAAAATTTATTAGTAAAAGAAACAGGACCGGGGTCCAAAGTTCActcgaggtgtctctccataaagataaatagcatgttgggtgaacaaattacagctcggcaattgacagaatatcgaccatacatgacaagatgattactatgagatttgattgggcattacaacgtAATACATAGACAgtgatccaactgcgtctatgactaataatccaccttccggttatcatccgaacccctttcagtttgcaagcaacatattatcgcattaagcaatatgtgtaaagtaaacaatagaattacccttggataaaacattgttgttttctctctagtagcaacagcacatctacaatcttagaagttattgtcactctcctagaaaactagaggcatgaacctactatcgagcataaataccccctctttgagtcacaagtgtccgtttggccagagtttctactagcaacagagagcatgcaagatcacaaattaaTAACATATGACacaaatatataatcaatcttaacatagtatacaatattcatcggatcccagcaaacacaacatttatgattacataaagatgatcttgatcatgtagggcagctcacaagatctatacatgaagcataaagtggagaagacaaccatctagctactgctatggacccatagtccagggatgaactactcacgcatcactttggaggcgggcatggcgatgtagatgcattcggtgatgatttccccctccagcAGGGTgcggggaagagcttcagaacgccccgagatgggttctgcgatggctgccgcgacggaacttttcgtgaatggaggctcgggtatccagggtttttccgagaagatgtataaataggtggaggatttacgtcggtggggtgcctggggggcccacaccccacCTCGGCGCGGGCCCATGCTtggccgcgccaaggggtggtttTGCCGCCCTGTGGcacctcttcgacccccctctggacttcgtctttgtttcggtaaaatattgacttcggtttttgtttcgtccaattccgagaatatttcatgtacaacttttctgaaatacaaaaacagcagaaaacaggaactggcactatgacgtcttgttaataggttagtgccaaaaatcatataaaagtgcaacgaaatatgagcaaaacatatatgaatttgtgtaaaataagcatggagcatcaaaaattatagatatgtttgagacgtatcacttctaCCTGGGAGGTTTTCTCTCTTGAGTCCTAGACTTGGACGCAAACCTGGTTGTGCGTGTGGCCGTGGGGGTTGGCCAGTGGCACGGTTGGCGGCGACGGAAAGCCATAAATTGATCGATGGTTGCCGCTCGTTTATTTACTGCCGTACGCGGGCACGCCGAGGCCGCGCGCACTGAGGAACACGACATTCTCTCGCCTTGCTTCAAGTTCTAAACTGTTCGCAGGTGCAGGCGTGCAGCAAGCTTTCCCCATCTCTTTTGTTCCAACCTGTAAATTTATCCTTTTCTAGTGCagtcaccatatctacctattttgatatttctttttatttctgATTCTTGCATCTTATAGTTGAGGAAAGTTCTAATTAGTTTCtaaatctgttatcaccagaatttagccaaagcaggagatgggccgtgattgagatgggcttagaggacatgcacataaggtgtttctgaatcggacttgtacgagagtttgggctagattgcccgtatatctgtatattatggtagagtttagtcgtacacagttaggtttatttcaaagatagaaagtctacggactataaatatgtacctagggttattgagaaaggaggacgatcaagttcacaacaaacacaatctaggcgcatcgccacccccttgtttcgagggtttcttccgggtaagcgtcatgctgcctagatcgcatcttgcgatctaggcagtatcagtttattcgttgttttgtgttgctcgtactgaagcctttttgatggcgagcaataccGTTATCGTAGATATTTTGGGGCTAACATTGGTGcttttctgatatgtttgcttagttatgctgccctaAAATATCTAGCTgtctttgcacctatcttaggtgtaagggcagcatcttgcttagtctttatttggtagattcgatctgttataattgttccttgttctccaaggattagtttgatatccgcatggttatgccttgcaaacgggttgaacgatccagcagtgcgtaaggtgtggtttgccgatccaagaggggttgttccgggaatcgactctgtgttggtttttaggcctcttctaggactagtttcctattatctttcgtatctgccaggctcaactacgcgtaggatgttccgattatgcggtgaaaaccctagactatcgtagattgatttaacttggtattgataaagcaggatccccatgtcatcgtagatccaatacgattcatgggtcgatcggctccttgagccgattcacggggtaacctaagagccgattggggctcgtatttaatgtttacgtgtctgccatgcaggaaactaattgaagcaatccatcaccttcctgaccaggtataggtcaggtggcacgccctcgcaatagccaggacgtgtgccggagttttgcgggccgtcgcccgagggaccagggcccaccagccactctgggagcctcccggctcttcgtgttgctcgtcgctgctcgccggtgggttttggcaggcaacacattctggcacgcccagtgggacattctacagcaactacgtcaacatctgcagctgagatggcggacgaaccagtcacgtacgaagatctgcctgaggagcacaagaagaaatatgatgagattaaaGCCGTCTTCGaatccgatctcatcggctctttcgcgaagacccgtacacatggcattaggtggaaagggttctcacccgaaggcgttctcgatgaagtagatctgtctaccccttcagaggaacgcaccagagctctgcgccaggaagttaattacatggtggctcattctctacaccgtcattctgagagcctggtgaacgctttcgagcgcattgcggttcgcgtggttcaggaaaccatgaagcatcagtactctccgtcagggcctaccctaggaactcaccagggagaaataccgttctGCACTGCATCATactgccattcacgcttgcagctccagagccacagggttcaccggcatacgtcgtctacaaggttggaggcgatcctggcgatttccaattcctgtatgagccgcctgaagaaatcccacatggatacgtgtgcacatacgtgccggactgcaataacttggtgCGCACGAACCGTGATTGCGCACAGGGGATTTTCTGGagcggacgccgataaacaggcgtggctagctaaatatgccaccggaacgagtcatgaaagctcagtccctgcagctcataccgtggaacaaatcagtacaatcttgagagaccagttcggcatcctgccaaagaggagaatagtcggctattccaagccgtaccccaacgaatatgatttgattccgctgccacccaagtatcggctccctgagttgtcaaagttcaatggatcagaaggatctagctcaattgagcatgtgagccgatatttggcacagttgggcatgatttcagcatcagacccgttatgtgtaaggttttttgcgcaatctctcacaggaccagcttttgggtggtacacctcgttgccaccagattcagtccggacgtggaagcaactggaagagcagtttcatgttcaatatcactcagaagctaccgaggctggcttTGCCGATCTGGCGTAGGTGCGGCAGAGACGGGGAGAAACGGTGTCAGAATatattcagcgtttcaggactgtcaagaaccgatgttattcggctcgtttaactgagaaggaagcagtcgatctggcagtgttgggcctcgcaacgccgatcaaggatctagGTTTCCAAGTAGAATACAATTCAcgggcgcacatggtccagaaattgacattgtatgagcagcgtcacccagaattgtaccaagacaagttcaagcgtccgataggcctggtcgagacagaagaagttggagactctgcagaagaccaggaagtagttgtggctgaatggactcaggGGCAgtgcccgtgtcctgcaaatgggtgaaacaacaagggcctgcaaaagggtctgacttcgatataagcaaagctgagcagatatttgATTTGTTacttaaggaaaaacagctgaagttacccgaaggccataaaatccctacggcgcaagaaatgaacgggagaccatactgcaagtggcatcactcgttcacccatatcaccaatgaatgcaaagagttgcgtcggcagatccaaacggcgatagaacaaggccgtttgatccttggtcagtttgccatgaaagtagacacgcaaccgtttcctggcgtcaacatggtggaaatcaatcactccacgaggcatcagctagatttctcattcgatgttaacatggcagggcctgtataccaccatggcaaggataaagaagaaagtggtcactcccgtggcaaggaaaaggaggaggccggcccacgcgaccggccccgatatgatgacagacggtacatcaccgaggaacaagtgagaaacgtgcggtatcaacgaccgctctccgcgcatctccttaacaaatatgagcgtcagtacgaccgacgtcggCGGTACAACagagatgacgaaagatatcgtcggtccgaCGTAGACAATGGaagatatcgtcggtatgatagggacgacgaaggatatgagcaccgcgctaaggggaagttaggagagcaggaagacatggataggcactgggattgtcctttctttaagcactgctgggattcaggaatgagccgattgcctacaatcggcaactgcccggaGTGTAGACAGCAGAAGAAGGACACATGTGAGGTTTCagttttcaagcgtctagggcctctcccatctcagaacagacgagctgagtcatctcaagagGAAGAttttgaggagtcagaagatgaagaagaggatagataccaccggccaaggtggtgccctgatggactcagtcactcccaaaagcgtagggttcagcggctacgtagcttggaggaagccgaggcgcaatacctgcacacgttgaggaaagtgcggcccgatctggccgtgaaaattcagcaaactttggacgcggagagtcgtccacagaagaaagaatggcgccccaaacaagtaaaagccgatgcgaatgcatcggctggcacaaatatggtgttcatacttccgtcggagttttgtgctccgagAACCGAAGAAGTGCTGGTAGCACAATTTGACTGCGGCCCATGGCCagtcatctttgaaaagccacgagagaagagctacaaacatttgaaggccctgtacctaagaggttatatcaacgggcagcctgtcagcaagatgttggttgacacgggagcggcagtcaatataatgccatactccatgctacggcgtttgggacgctctaacgcagatctgatcaaaacaacgtcacactaagcgacttcaacggccaagcatcagagacgcaaggcgttctgaacgtggatctaaccgtgggccgaaaaaccatccctacatcattcttcatcgtcgacagcaaaagcacctacgctgtcctgctagggagggattggattcacgccaactgctgcattccatctacaatgcaccaatgcctgatacaatgggatggagatgaagtggaggtcattcatgcagatgactcgatcgagatctcaatagccggcatgaatatttgggacgcggaagaccaagagccgctctctggagtcagtttggacggctgtgagcgtatcgaagctacaaaaaatggggtgaggctggtcttatccaccggcctgacagagtagcaacaacaaagtcaatggacgtacgtggcaagaccgatccctgcgatcggccccaaaaaataaaaaagcaatgatctcacctcaagcatgtcacgttgtCGTACtagggagactccctcccgtagtggagcacaaataagttgtaaaccttcattgctgatacgtcttcgacgtatcgataatttcttatgttccatgccacattattgatgatatctacatgttttatgcatactttatgtcgtatttatgcattttccggcactaacctattaacgagatgccgaagagccagttgttgttttctgctgtttttggtttcagaaatcctagtaaggaaa
This region of Lolium perenne isolate Kyuss_39 chromosome 2, Kyuss_2.0, whole genome shotgun sequence genomic DNA includes:
- the LOC127335572 gene encoding LOW QUALITY PROTEIN: BRCA1-associated RING domain protein 1 (The sequence of the model RefSeq protein was modified relative to this genomic sequence to represent the inferred CDS: substituted 1 base at 1 genomic stop codon), which gives rise to MASSMRRFLNPLVLNIQKMELELTCPVCLKLLSAPTMLPCSHTSCSTCATAQTMEGYSCAICKLPYNSQDLKPAYNLEAIVKIHKSLSSTLSSMVTQQGAQGDIPVASQQTPVRGNKNSYNSVASKLLYGQSTEPVKAVVGGQKAMDPALNQSNGVAVQPTVLVHKGPCRSSQSSDGTRDLDCDSNDLEGELVASRSPPQNESKRVPDVMDDHTREPKSTYFLLTHFTGYFGMEGKXTDIIANINAEQRTMNDSWKCEFCHSPEISKCAGPLLHYLNGEPVKDDQAWKSNVLHVHEKCTEWAPQAFFDGDIVKNLENELARSLKIKCSVCGLKGAALGCLVRSCRQSFHFPCAHGIPGCRWDEEKFVMLCPSHSSKKLPCEKPKSKKKAQLQQSSSDAILGDLNSPFPMERNEIWTASPFLSNEWVICGSALSGRDKEVLGQFQSQTGITVTNNWTPNVTHVVANTDEKGACGRTLKVLLAILAGKWVLNVNWLKACLEAREPVPEEPYEISSDVHGSVDGPRTGRLRAIQKAPRLFSGLAFYFIGDVLPMFMADLENLIAMAGGSILDKADLSSTSLILYNMEVPPGDDQANIELVMEKRRAEAEELAATVGCRALAHTWVLDSIAFCKVEFPM